In Candidatus Methylomirabilota bacterium, a single window of DNA contains:
- a CDS encoding HAMP domain-containing protein, with protein sequence MPTEPATRGGTDTLDMNELLNVLRAFKKGDFSARMPLGLTGVAGKAADLLNEVIEVNEQMAAEFDRVGKVVGKEGKLAVRASLSNGSGAWGRTVSSFNTLVSDLARPTNEIARVIGAVARGDLSQAVPLEVEGKSLDGEFLSTAKVVNTMVSQLSSFASEVTRVAREVGMEGKLGGQAVVSGVAGTWKDLTDSVNGMAANLTGQVRNIADVTISVATGDLSKKITVDVRGEFLQLKETINTMVDQLRSFASEVTRVAREVGTEGKLGGQAVVSGVGGTWKDLTDNVNGMAANLTGQVRNIAAVTTAVARGDLSQKITVDARGEILQLKDTINTMVDQLGSFASEVTRVAREVGTEGRLGGQAEVKGVSGTWKDLTDNVNLLAGNLTSQVRNIALVTTAVATGDLSKKITVEAMGEILQLKDTINTMVDQLGSFASEVTRVAREVGTEGRLGGQA encoded by the coding sequence ATGCCAACAGAGCCGGCGACCAGAGGTGGGACGGATACTCTGGATATGAATGAACTGTTGAACGTCCTGCGGGCCTTCAAGAAAGGCGACTTCTCCGCGCGTATGCCGCTCGGGCTGACCGGTGTGGCGGGGAAGGCGGCTGACCTCCTCAACGAGGTCATCGAGGTCAACGAACAGATGGCTGCGGAATTCGACCGCGTCGGCAAGGTGGTGGGCAAGGAGGGGAAGCTCGCCGTACGCGCCTCATTGAGTAATGGGAGCGGCGCATGGGGACGGACGGTGAGTTCGTTCAACACCCTCGTCAGCGATCTGGCGCGGCCCACCAACGAAATCGCCCGCGTCATCGGGGCCGTGGCGCGGGGCGACCTGTCGCAGGCCGTCCCGCTGGAGGTGGAAGGCAAATCCCTCGACGGCGAATTCCTCAGCACCGCCAAGGTCGTCAACACCATGGTCAGCCAGCTCAGCTCCTTCGCCTCCGAGGTTACCCGCGTGGCCCGCGAGGTCGGGATGGAGGGGAAGCTGGGCGGCCAGGCGGTCGTCTCCGGCGTGGCCGGGACCTGGAAAGACCTGACCGACAGCGTCAACGGCATGGCCGCCAACCTGACCGGCCAGGTCCGCAACATCGCGGATGTGACGATCTCTGTCGCCACCGGCGACCTGTCCAAGAAGATCACCGTCGACGTGCGCGGCGAGTTCCTCCAGCTTAAAGAGACCATCAATACGATGGTGGATCAGCTCCGTTCCTTCGCCTCCGAGGTCACCCGTGTGGCCCGCGAGGTCGGCACCGAAGGCAAACTGGGCGGCCAGGCGGTCGTCTCCGGCGTAGGCGGCACCTGGAAAGACCTCACCGATAATGTCAACGGCATGGCGGCCAACCTGACCGGCCAGGTCCGCAACATCGCGGCGGTTACGACGGCTGTGGCGCGTGGCGACTTGTCGCAAAAGATTACGGTAGACGCTCGGGGTGAGATCCTGCAGCTCAAGGACACCATCAACACCATGGTGGATCAGTTGGGGTCGTTCGCCTCCGAGGTCACCCGCGTGGCCCGCGAGGTCGGCACCGAAGGGCGGCTGGGCGGCCAGGCCGAGGTCAAGGGTGTCTCGGGCACCTGGAAGGACCTGACCGACAACGTGAACCTTCTGGCCGGCAACCTCACCTCCCAGGTGCGCAACATCGCCCTGGTGACCACCGCCGTCGCCACCGGCGACCTGTCGAAGAAGATCACCGTCGAGGCGATGGGCGAGATCCTGCAGCTCAAGGACACCATCAACACCATGGTGGATCAGTTGGGGTCGTTCGCCTCCGAGGTCACCCGCGTGGCCCGCGAGGTCGGCACCGAAGGGCGGCTGGGCGGCCAGGCCG